The Amblyraja radiata isolate CabotCenter1 unplaced genomic scaffold, sAmbRad1.1.pri scaffold_460_ctg1, whole genome shotgun sequence genome includes a region encoding these proteins:
- the LOC116969984 gene encoding probable G-protein coupled receptor 83: LLSTSLVSRSDRPSLPEASTRSPETWRHMCTAQIHHPLTIVSCICGLNPHRSPHSQLMKHLTRFLRTSLSFREKIIRSLCVPAFPKLSEVFRRNLDLSTFVLLFLLLLAVITVATVAVSNKQWLRKTIGAITVTQATTQRRRKMRTIKMIVLLVVTFALCWFPLNVYTILLSDQRVQFNNTLYFAFHWVAVSSTCCNPFIYCWMDNRFRSDLMTLLAKCGWRRRRGGKILVLTAASGDGRQSGVRLEDEPGPSTENMSCYLGGRRGNNGEVSTV, translated from the exons GTATCCAGGAGTGATCGTCCGTCTCTGCCAGAGGCGTCAACACGGTCTCCAG aaacgtggcgacacaTGTGCACTGCCCAG attcaccacccactgactattgTCTCTTGCATCTGTGGTCTAAACCCTCATCGTTCTCCACACTCTCAACTCATGAAACATCTAACCCGCTTTCTCCGCACGTCCCTTTCTTTCAGAGAGAAGATCATCAGGAGTCTTTGCGTTCCTGCTTTTCCGAAGCTTTCAGAAGTCTTCAGGAGGAACTTGGACCTGTCAACCTTCGTGCTGCTCTTCCTGCTGCTGTTGGCGGTGATCACCGTAGCCACCGTCGCGGTGAGCAACAAGCAGTGGCTGAGGAAAACCATCGGTGCCATCACAGTGACCCAGGCCACCACTCAACGCCGCAGGAAGATGAGGACCATCAAGATGATCGTGCTGCTGGTGGTGACCTTTGCCCTCTGTTGGTTTCCCCTCAACGTCTACACCATCCTGCTCTCCGACCAACGTGTCCAATTCAACAACACCCTCTACTTTGCCTTCCACTGGGTGGCCGTGAGCAGCACCTGTTGTAACCCCTTCATCTACTGTTGGATGGACAACAGGTTCCGCTCCGACCTCATGACCCTTCTGGCCAAGTGTgggtggagaaggaggagaggaggcaaGATCCTGGTGCTCACCGCGGCCAGCGGAGACGGGAGGCAGTCGGGGGTGAGATTGGAGGACGAGCCTGGCCCGTCCACGGAGAATATGAGTTGCTACCTTGGTGGGCGCAGGGGTAACAATGGGGAGGTGAGTACAGTTTAG